The genome window AAATACTTGGAAGAAGACAAACTTCACTGCAAAATTTAAAAAGTTTAGAGAATGTTTTATCCATTTTTGAAAATGTTTCTATTGATATCATCTATGGAATACCAGAGCAAACTTTAAAAGACCTTGAAAAGGATTTAGAAATAGCAACTTCTTTTCCTATAAAACACATATCCACTTATGCCTTAACGGTCTATGAAGGAACTCTTTTTGAAAAGTTAGAAAAGTCTGGGAAAATTTCTCTTCCTTCCGATTCTATCTTATCCGAGATGTACTACATTTTAAGGGAATTTTTGGTAGAAAGAGGCTTTAATCATTACGAAATTTCTAACTTTGCTTTTTCTGGTTTTGAGTCAAAACATAATCTTAGTTACTGGAAACTAAAGAATTACTTAGGATTAGGGGCTTCAGCAGCTTCCTACGTTAACGGTAAGTGGTGGAAGAACGTATCAAGTGTTGAAGAGTATGTCTCTTTTCTAAATAACTCAAAACTTCCTACAAGCGATGTGGTAGTTTATCAAGATGAAGAAGAAAAGGAACTCAAAATTCTTATGGGACTAAGGCTTATAGCAGGAATTAACTTAGATGAACTGGAACTTACAGAAAAATTTAAAGAAAGACTAGAAAAGAACCAAAAACTTAAGTTCTTTTTGGAAGAAGAATTTTTGGTATTTGAAAAACCTACTTTAAGGCTTGGAGAAAAAGGATATTTTGTTTCAAATACCGTGATATCGGAAGTAATTTCTGCTTTATTCTAAAATCTTTCCTTCTTTTCTTAATCTCTGGATTAGATGGTCTTCTTCTCCAGCTTCTAACCAGCCTTTTGCCCTTAAAACGCAACTATCACACTTTCCACAAGGGACTTCTTCCCCTCTATAACAGGAAATTGAGTAGGAGTAATCGGCTCCAAGCGATAGCCCAAGTTTTATTATTTCTCCTTTAGTTAGTTTTAAAAGTGGAGCATGAATTTTCCAGCTTGTTCCTAAAGATCCTAGTTTTGTTCCCTTGTTTAAAGTTTCTTCCATTGCTTTTAAAAATTCAGGTCTACAGTCTGGGTAACCACTGTAATCAACTGCGTTCCAGCCACCAACAAGGTGAGTTGTTCCAATACTTTCAGCATAAGTTGCTGCAATGGATATAAAGACTCCGTTTCTGAACGGAACGTAAGTTATGGGAATTCCTCTTTCTTTTATTTCATCGATGGAGTGAGTTTCTGGTACTTCCAAGTTTTTATCTGTAAGAGCAGAAGCACCAAACTTAGAAAGATCTACTTCAGAAAGGACGTGTTCTTTAACACCGGCGTTCTTTGCTGTTATTTTTGCCA of Desulfurobacteriaceae bacterium contains these proteins:
- the hemW gene encoding radical SAM family heme chaperone HemW, coding for MGLIHSLYVHVPFCKSKCPYCDFFSVSDFSLLSDYKKAVLEELSLRSPNFVSFPTVYFGGGTPSTLSVDFFYSILYSLGQFSEVTIEINPEDAKKDFLLALKEIGVNRISIGVQTFSDKLLKILGRRQTSLQNLKSLENVLSIFENVSIDIIYGIPEQTLKDLEKDLEIATSFPIKHISTYALTVYEGTLFEKLEKSGKISLPSDSILSEMYYILREFLVERGFNHYEISNFAFSGFESKHNLSYWKLKNYLGLGASAASYVNGKWWKNVSSVEEYVSFLNNSKLPTSDVVVYQDEEEKELKILMGLRLIAGINLDELELTEKFKERLEKNQKLKFFLEEEFLVFEKPTLRLGEKGYFVSNTVISEVISALF
- the queC gene encoding 7-cyano-7-deazaguanine synthase QueC, with protein sequence MGKAVVIFSGGLDSTTALYWAKKNFEEVYAITFYYGQRHSLEIEMAKITAKNAGVKEHVLSEVDLSKFGASALTDKNLEVPETHSIDEIKERGIPITYVPFRNGVFISIAATYAESIGTTHLVGGWNAVDYSGYPDCRPEFLKAMEETLNKGTKLGSLGTSWKIHAPLLKLTKGEIIKLGLSLGADYSYSISCYRGEEVPCGKCDSCVLRAKGWLEAGEEDHLIQRLRKEGKILE